In Peptococcaceae bacterium, a single genomic region encodes these proteins:
- a CDS encoding ABC transporter permease, whose translation MNRFDLLGLAQKNLWRRKIRTILTTLGVVIGTTSIVVMLSLGIGLNEMQRQNMERWGSLTMIRVQQGMIFDDEGNPLKEGKQLNDEAVEELKGMEGVVAVSPAYYFGGEARFGRKRGSLTLVGLEPETMAKLEFTAWQGRLLEENDRNVMVVGKDVINRFRDEAFIRMMREGRITGQRLTQGEEQDPSEMLNQRVSMTMYTGNRENKRLFNFLVVGILEGERTENSSEAFVPIEDLRRMRRYMSTGNQGTITRVVQGKAMVSRSATGMVSSRQNAAQRDPDAYDYILVRAGNVEQSRELSETIKKLGYSTWSMVDQLEGIEKTSRTIQAILGGIGSITLLVAALGITNTMIMSIYERTREIGIMKVIGASFRDIHALFLAEAGLIGFFGGAFGLVVSYVVSYVINQLSRDFMNRGMPPGAETTGISLIPPWLALFALAFSVMVGIAAGLYPAYRAVRLSPINAIRNE comes from the coding sequence ATGAACAGGTTTGACCTTTTGGGGCTGGCGCAGAAAAACCTGTGGCGCAGGAAAATACGAACCATCTTGACTACCCTGGGTGTGGTAATCGGGACAACATCCATTGTGGTCATGCTTTCCCTGGGGATAGGTCTCAACGAAATGCAGCGCCAGAACATGGAGCGGTGGGGGAGCCTGACCATGATCCGGGTCCAGCAAGGGATGATTTTTGACGACGAAGGCAATCCCCTCAAAGAAGGAAAGCAGCTCAATGATGAAGCGGTGGAGGAACTGAAAGGCATGGAAGGTGTTGTGGCCGTATCCCCTGCTTATTATTTCGGAGGTGAGGCACGGTTCGGCCGGAAGAGGGGGAGCCTTACCCTCGTTGGCCTGGAGCCGGAAACCATGGCCAAGCTGGAATTTACTGCTTGGCAGGGAAGGCTGCTGGAAGAAAATGATAGAAACGTGATGGTTGTAGGTAAAGATGTGATCAACCGCTTCCGTGACGAGGCTTTTATCAGGATGATGAGGGAGGGCCGGATAACGGGGCAGCGGTTGACCCAGGGAGAGGAGCAGGACCCGTCAGAGATGCTTAACCAGCGCGTTTCGATGACCATGTACACGGGCAACCGGGAGAATAAAAGGCTGTTTAATTTCCTGGTGGTTGGAATCCTCGAAGGGGAAAGGACTGAGAATTCCAGCGAGGCCTTTGTTCCCATTGAGGACCTAAGGAGGATGCGCAGATACATGTCCACCGGAAACCAGGGAACAATAACCAGAGTCGTGCAGGGTAAAGCGATGGTTTCCAGGAGTGCGACGGGCATGGTTTCCAGCAGACAAAACGCTGCCCAGCGAGATCCGGACGCGTATGACTACATACTTGTGCGCGCCGGTAATGTTGAACAGTCGCGAGAGCTTTCCGAAACGATTAAAAAACTGGGTTACAGCACCTGGTCCATGGTTGACCAGCTTGAGGGCATTGAAAAGACTTCGCGAACCATACAGGCCATTTTAGGCGGCATCGGAAGCATTACCCTGCTGGTGGCGGCCCTGGGCATAACCAACACGATGATCATGTCTATTTATGAAAGGACCAGGGAAATCGGCATTATGAAAGTTATCGGCGCTTCCTTCCGGGACATCCACGCATTGTTTTTAGCGGAAGCCGGCTTGATCGGTTTTTTCGGTGGGGCTTTTGGCCTGGTGGTCAGTTATGTGGTTTCTTATGTAATTAACCAGTTAAGCCGAGATTTCATGAACAGGGGCATGCCTCCCGGCGCTGAAACTACCGGGATTTCATTGATACCGCCGTGGCTCGCGCTTTTTGCCCTGGCGTTTTCTGTTATGGTGGGGATAGCGGCGGGCTTGTACCCGGCTTATCGGGCTGTGCGGCTGAGCCCGATTAACGCGATTAGAAACGAATAA